The following coding sequences are from one Triticum aestivum cultivar Chinese Spring chromosome 5A, IWGSC CS RefSeq v2.1, whole genome shotgun sequence window:
- the LOC123108439 gene encoding CASP-like protein 5B3 — translation MKRIVGSPGTWSGMALRLSQCFFAAASSLAMCSAFGFSNYSAYFYMNLVLIVQLLWSLYLACQDIFSLRNNRDLHAPDFLLFFVIIDWVLAILMFSGFCASASVTIFFMKDMNFCAEYSRLDCIQFTLSVTLAFFTWLLQAASSFSGFWLLVSFF, via the exons ATGAAGCGCATAGTGGGGAGCCCAGGGACATGGAGCGGCATGGCGCTGCGTCTGTCGCAGtgcttcttcgccgccgcatctTCCCTCGCCATGTGTTCCGCTTTCGGCTTCTCCAACTACAGCGCCTACTT CTACATGAATCTAGTGTTGATCGTGCAGCTTTTGTGGAGTTTGTACTTGGCTTGTCAGGATATATTTTCTCTGAGGAATAACAGGGATCTTCATGCCCCTGATTTTCTATTGTTCTTTGTTATCATTGATTGG GTCCTGGCGATTCTCATGTTCTCGGGATTCTGTGCCTCTGCCAGCGTGACGATTTTCTTCATGAAGGATATGAACTTCTGCGCGGAATACTCGCGGCTGGACTGCATTCAGTTCACGCTTTCGGTCACCCTGGCGTTCTTTACATGGTTGTTGCAAGCTGCGTCTTCTTTCTCCGGGTTCTGGCTGCTGGTTTCGTTCTTCTAG